From Thiomicrospira sp. XS5, one genomic window encodes:
- a CDS encoding TolC family outer membrane protein: protein MLSAPVAKAIDIKEAIEDAIIHNPEFRQEVKGYRAIEAEVRGAQSGYYPKLDIYAGYGYEEIDKPGLNNQGDGLMRREAQILLTQNLFEGFGTQDEVARQKYRLDAQAYKAISKANDIALEMAQAYVNLLKEQELLQLAQSNLDTHLKIFDQIKKRTEAGIGNQVEVDQAQARLALAQSNYGAAENNFYDARAKFRRILGRQPDNDLIKPQFHAKMPKNIDAATNTALLDHPTMKSANADIAEARMQYEASAKNYYPKIDLEVGQRLDHNIDGIEGENNNLQAMVVMSYNLYNGGRDAATRKQTSSQYHQATEIRNNTRRQVIENLRYAWNANEYIGDQLEYVNQHIKLTHETLLGYRKQFSLGRRSLLDLLNTENEYISAMRTLITNEADQLNAKYRILAGTGHLLDELGIKYSFIEAEEEHTEE from the coding sequence ATGCTTTCGGCACCAGTAGCCAAGGCCATTGATATAAAAGAAGCCATTGAAGATGCCATTATCCACAACCCCGAGTTCCGTCAGGAAGTCAAAGGCTATCGTGCCATTGAAGCCGAAGTCAGAGGTGCACAAAGTGGCTATTACCCAAAACTGGACATTTATGCCGGGTACGGGTATGAAGAAATCGACAAACCTGGACTAAACAACCAGGGCGATGGTCTCATGCGACGCGAAGCACAAATATTGCTGACCCAAAACCTGTTTGAAGGCTTTGGCACGCAAGACGAAGTCGCGCGCCAAAAATACCGTTTGGACGCACAGGCCTATAAAGCGATTTCCAAAGCTAACGACATCGCACTGGAAATGGCGCAAGCCTATGTCAATCTGCTCAAAGAGCAGGAATTACTGCAGTTGGCGCAGAGCAACTTGGACACGCACCTAAAAATATTTGACCAGATTAAAAAACGTACCGAAGCCGGCATCGGCAATCAGGTTGAAGTGGACCAAGCACAAGCGCGTCTTGCGTTGGCGCAATCCAATTACGGCGCGGCCGAAAACAACTTCTACGATGCCCGCGCTAAATTCCGCCGCATTTTAGGACGCCAACCGGATAACGATTTAATCAAACCCCAATTCCACGCGAAGATGCCAAAAAACATCGACGCGGCCACGAATACGGCCTTACTGGATCATCCAACGATGAAATCGGCTAATGCCGATATTGCCGAAGCACGCATGCAATACGAAGCGTCTGCGAAAAACTATTATCCGAAAATTGACTTGGAAGTGGGACAACGACTCGATCACAATATTGACGGCATTGAAGGTGAAAACAACAACCTCCAAGCCATGGTCGTCATGTCGTACAACCTCTACAACGGGGGACGCGATGCTGCCACACGCAAACAGACGTCCAGCCAATACCACCAAGCCACGGAAATTCGTAACAACACACGCCGTCAGGTCATCGAGAATTTGCGTTACGCGTGGAACGCCAATGAATACATCGGCGATCAGCTAGAATACGTCAACCAGCACATCAAATTAACGCACGAAACTCTACTCGGTTACCGTAAACAATTCAGTTTGGGACGCCGCTCCTTACTGGATTTGCTCAACACCGAAAACGAATACATTTCGGCCATGCGAACGCTCATTACCAACGAAGCGGATCAATTGAACGCCAAGTATCGTATTTTGGCAGGAACCGGTCACCTGCTCGATGAGCTGGGCATTAAGTACAGCTTCATTGAAGCGGAAGAAGAACACACTGAAGAATAA
- a CDS encoding HlyD family type I secretion periplasmic adaptor subunit, translated as MTEKQRNHSNNHPPQVSDADLTYMSSLSQAALEKPTIKSQLIVWVMFLVIIWLIIWANYAELDKIVRGEGKVVPSSKIQVVQNLEGGIVENIFAHSGDKVQKGQVLVKLDNTQFASSYGETESQLYDLQAQAARLSAQAFGKAFKLNPPSDDPEVMRMFKREQQLYENQLKQLETTKHILAEKIKQNRSDLQEAYNQFTQLSKSYELLNKEIEIMQPLVKDGIASEVDLLKTQREATDAYSKLQTTENSIPRLKSIIEESINKRKEAEQKFRNEAQKELNSVMAKLEQLDNSKAALEDRVRRTNITSPVNGTISELLVTTIGEVVQPGSDIVKIVPLDDSLVLETKILPADIGFVYPGLKAKVKFTAYDFAIYGGLEGVVEKISADTIQDEEGNSFYIARIKTDKNYLGSEKDPLSLLPGMTATVDVVVGKHTILEYLMKPIIKAKDLALRES; from the coding sequence ATGACAGAAAAGCAACGCAACCATTCCAACAATCATCCGCCGCAGGTATCCGATGCGGATTTGACTTACATGTCGAGCTTGAGTCAAGCCGCGCTGGAAAAGCCGACCATCAAGTCACAGTTGATTGTCTGGGTCATGTTCCTGGTCATTATCTGGCTGATTATTTGGGCCAATTACGCCGAACTGGACAAAATCGTCCGTGGCGAAGGTAAAGTCGTGCCTTCCAGCAAAATTCAGGTCGTACAAAACCTGGAAGGCGGCATCGTCGAAAATATTTTTGCGCACTCCGGCGACAAGGTTCAAAAAGGACAAGTCCTCGTCAAGCTCGACAACACCCAGTTTGCCAGTTCTTACGGTGAAACCGAGTCGCAACTCTATGATTTACAGGCACAAGCCGCTCGCTTATCCGCACAAGCATTCGGGAAAGCGTTCAAATTGAACCCGCCATCGGATGACCCGGAAGTCATGAGAATGTTTAAGCGTGAGCAACAATTATACGAAAACCAGCTCAAACAACTCGAAACCACCAAGCATATCCTGGCCGAGAAGATCAAACAAAACCGATCCGATTTGCAGGAAGCCTATAACCAATTTACCCAGCTTTCCAAATCATACGAACTGCTGAACAAAGAAATTGAAATCATGCAGCCGCTGGTGAAAGACGGCATTGCCTCCGAAGTGGATTTACTTAAAACGCAGCGTGAAGCGACGGATGCTTACTCAAAGCTGCAAACCACGGAGAATTCCATCCCGCGGCTCAAGTCGATTATTGAAGAATCCATCAACAAACGCAAAGAAGCCGAACAAAAGTTCCGCAACGAAGCGCAAAAAGAACTGAACAGCGTTATGGCCAAACTGGAGCAGCTCGATAACTCGAAAGCCGCTTTGGAAGACCGCGTGCGCCGAACCAATATTACCTCACCGGTCAACGGCACCATCAGTGAGCTTTTGGTGACGACCATCGGTGAAGTGGTGCAACCGGGGAGCGACATTGTCAAAATCGTCCCGTTGGACGACTCCCTCGTTCTGGAAACCAAAATTCTGCCTGCGGATATCGGCTTTGTCTACCCTGGGCTAAAAGCCAAAGTGAAATTTACCGCCTATGATTTCGCCATTTATGGCGGGCTGGAAGGCGTCGTGGAAAAAATTTCCGCCGACACCATTCAGGACGAAGAAGGTAACAGTTTTTACATCGCCCGAATCAAAACCGACAAAAACTATTTAGGGTCTGAAAAAGATCCTTTGTCTTTATTGCCGGGCATGACCGCGACGGTGGATGTCGTGGTGGGCAAACATACGATTTTGGAATACCTGATGAAACCGATTATTAAAGCAAAAGATTTAGCTTTAAGAGAATCCTAA
- a CDS encoding Mu transposase C-terminal domain-containing protein: MSETHFEIGAEVFHGNSRYRVIGVLDLEHVSVRSSFTGTVKKLHVSELSSQPADPEKPIEVIPATELLTIPDEDWIKANNKAMLFNQVMQVNDEVERRAKLQEVAGKLGISEPTAYKQLQKYKKSNGNPLSLLRKKRKEYGRLQPEVEELIQKYIGIYLSPIQPRVTNIYRDLALEIFEINKERKQPGLELLSTPHINTLRVRISQLSASEVATKREGRKGRENFRPITGKFPRIDKPLAVVQIDHTPMDLTIVDDEYRLDIGRPTITLAIDVYSRMVVGFYISLEKPNTLLTGLCLAHAILDKKQWLLDHDVKGDWPAFGTMDLIHTDNGKEFHSNSLKKACDTYQISMTKRPARTPRYGPHVERSFKTFNDAELHTLPGTTKSNIQDKKEYDSAGNAIFTLSEFEQYFTEFLVNHYHLERHSEIGMSPLQKYKQGILGDGKQLGRGIPPKVDNPLKLKIDFLPYVERSVQQYGIKLFGINYFHDVLRKWIKQPDKTRKNVQKFIVRYDPRDLSSVFFYDPDMESYVMVPYSDTSHPAISLWELRELKRRAKEANPSQKADEEAIFEARARLKRLTEQAKKETKHVRRAKQKEAIRQKESIPSLATQAGDDYNIGSILTPSIESIDDEDFDDIQPFEDIEQ; encoded by the coding sequence ATGAGTGAAACCCATTTTGAAATCGGCGCCGAAGTATTTCATGGTAACTCACGCTACAGGGTAATCGGAGTGCTTGACCTGGAGCACGTATCTGTCCGCAGCTCGTTTACAGGTACCGTTAAAAAGTTACATGTTTCTGAATTATCATCTCAACCGGCAGACCCCGAAAAGCCTATTGAAGTTATCCCCGCAACAGAACTGTTAACCATTCCGGACGAAGACTGGATTAAGGCCAACAATAAAGCCATGCTGTTTAATCAAGTCATGCAGGTTAACGATGAAGTTGAAAGACGGGCAAAACTCCAAGAAGTCGCCGGCAAACTAGGCATCTCCGAACCGACGGCTTACAAACAGCTACAAAAATACAAAAAATCAAACGGAAATCCGTTATCCCTACTCAGAAAAAAACGAAAAGAATATGGTCGCTTGCAGCCCGAAGTTGAAGAGTTAATACAGAAATACATTGGAATTTATCTAAGCCCGATTCAACCCAGAGTGACGAATATTTATCGTGACTTAGCATTAGAGATTTTTGAAATTAACAAAGAACGAAAACAACCTGGTCTCGAACTACTTTCTACACCTCATATCAACACTCTTAGAGTTCGTATTTCACAACTTAGTGCATCGGAAGTCGCCACCAAAAGAGAAGGCCGAAAAGGTCGTGAAAACTTCAGGCCCATAACTGGAAAGTTTCCAAGAATAGACAAACCTCTGGCTGTCGTACAAATTGACCACACACCCATGGACTTAACTATTGTCGATGACGAGTACCGTCTTGATATAGGGCGCCCAACCATAACCTTGGCAATCGATGTTTACAGTCGAATGGTCGTTGGCTTCTATATTTCATTGGAAAAACCAAACACCCTTCTGACTGGACTTTGTTTAGCTCATGCTATTCTCGATAAAAAGCAATGGCTACTTGATCATGACGTCAAAGGAGATTGGCCTGCCTTCGGCACGATGGACCTCATCCATACCGATAACGGTAAAGAATTTCACAGTAATTCACTAAAAAAAGCATGTGATACCTATCAGATCAGCATGACCAAAAGGCCAGCAAGAACACCCCGTTATGGGCCTCATGTTGAACGATCATTCAAGACATTTAATGATGCTGAGCTTCATACGTTACCAGGCACCACTAAATCCAACATTCAAGACAAAAAGGAATACGATTCTGCTGGAAATGCTATTTTTACATTATCGGAATTTGAACAATACTTCACCGAATTTTTAGTGAATCATTACCATCTCGAGAGGCATTCCGAAATCGGCATGTCACCTCTCCAAAAGTATAAACAAGGCATTCTCGGCGATGGTAAACAGTTAGGAAGAGGCATCCCGCCAAAAGTCGATAATCCACTTAAATTGAAGATTGATTTTCTGCCCTACGTAGAAAGAAGTGTCCAGCAATATGGCATCAAGTTATTCGGCATTAACTACTTTCATGATGTGTTACGTAAATGGATTAAGCAACCGGACAAAACGCGAAAGAACGTTCAAAAGTTCATTGTGCGCTATGACCCGCGGGATTTGAGTTCGGTTTTCTTTTACGATCCAGATATGGAGTCCTATGTCATGGTACCGTACAGTGACACCAGTCACCCGGCGATTTCACTTTGGGAGTTGAGAGAACTGAAACGCCGTGCGAAAGAAGCCAATCCTTCACAAAAAGCGGATGAAGAGGCTATATTCGAAGCCCGAGCCCGATTGAAACGACTGACGGAGCAGGCCAAAAAAGAAACCAAGCATGTCCGGCGCGCCAAACAAAAAGAAGCCATCCGACAAAAAGAGTCCATTCCTTCTCTAGCAACCCAAGCTGGAGATGATTACAACATAGGTTCAATACTGACTCCTTCAATTGAGAGTATTGACGATGAGGATTTTGACGACATCCAACCATTTGAGGACATTGAACAATGA
- a CDS encoding heteromeric transposase endonuclease subunit TnsA, with translation MRMLAMPARKIPLSYRNITGHVHSNKSDEYTHFESGLERKALLLCEFDDQIEKFKTQPRRFEFIHDGKKRHYTPDILIKFKDGRLLYIEVKYRSDLKKDWEKLKPKFKAAIRELKSEPNTRFKIWTEQEILSPFLQNVTFLLPYKNRPFEKYQLATIQKILSRGQPTAINELLALCSTDEMEQAEFLNTLWYAVSNQLVTTDLSTPLNMNQLIWVKPEYSKDENNE, from the coding sequence ATGAGAATGCTTGCCATGCCAGCCAGAAAAATTCCATTAAGTTATCGTAACATTACCGGCCATGTACACAGTAATAAAAGTGATGAATATACTCACTTTGAATCTGGCCTTGAACGCAAAGCACTTCTGCTATGTGAGTTTGATGACCAAATTGAAAAATTCAAAACTCAGCCAAGGCGATTTGAATTCATTCATGATGGCAAAAAAAGACATTATACGCCCGATATCTTGATTAAGTTTAAAGATGGAAGGTTGCTCTATATCGAGGTGAAGTACAGGAGCGACCTCAAAAAAGACTGGGAAAAACTAAAACCAAAGTTTAAAGCTGCTATACGGGAATTAAAATCAGAACCCAACACACGATTTAAGATATGGACTGAACAAGAGATTCTCTCCCCATTCTTACAAAACGTCACTTTTCTCCTCCCCTACAAAAACCGCCCATTCGAAAAATACCAACTTGCAACCATTCAAAAGATTTTATCCAGAGGTCAACCTACCGCAATTAACGAACTATTAGCTCTTTGTTCAACCGATGAAATGGAGCAAGCAGAGTTCCTAAATACACTCTGGTATGCCGTTTCAAACCAACTAGTCACCACCGACTTATCAACTCCGCTCAACATGAATCAATTAATCTGGGTAAAACCTGAATATTCCAAGGATGAAAACAATGAGTGA
- a CDS encoding TniQ family protein — translation MRRYILDPPFKDELMTSWIARNALLYGMKPTQLATLITKDVESWKSDLDVFLNEKRMSSILERTGLNETQIRRLPFYGSCEYFYNQTGKTNQVKWVMPLGIRQTLKKLFSLQYCPCCLAEDGDRSYFRKHWRLGFMTACPYHSVQLHDRCPKCHNPIDLKRLQRHEEEILYHPLDIVHCSKCGFDLRETEFVPSSSDEYEINRINFLQSSLGYGHAVDLEFNYSNLYFEGIRRLLSFLMCSPKGEKLFMRLRQDLSLQQMYHRELIGRNVEPERLNINLRRTGLIMIYCLLQDWPEGFIKACKATNTSTHLIKTPYLEFPYWVADALFFRIQKYKYFACDEEKSNIVNFFDKRLKKKITPEQARRFVGYYFERYPGHLSKTVGTTTKQKSS, via the coding sequence ATGAGACGGTATATTCTTGACCCACCATTTAAAGATGAACTGATGACATCTTGGATTGCCCGAAATGCTTTGTTGTATGGAATGAAGCCAACTCAATTAGCGACCCTGATTACCAAAGATGTGGAGTCTTGGAAAAGTGATCTTGATGTATTCTTAAACGAGAAAAGAATGTCGTCCATTCTTGAAAGAACAGGACTGAATGAAACACAAATCCGGCGCTTACCGTTTTATGGCTCCTGCGAGTATTTTTACAACCAGACTGGGAAGACAAACCAGGTCAAATGGGTAATGCCCCTTGGCATAAGACAGACATTGAAAAAGTTATTTAGCTTGCAATACTGCCCTTGCTGTCTGGCAGAAGACGGTGACAGGTCTTATTTTCGAAAGCACTGGCGATTAGGGTTTATGACAGCCTGCCCATACCATTCCGTACAGTTACATGATCGATGCCCTAAGTGCCATAACCCGATTGATCTGAAACGACTACAAAGACATGAAGAGGAAATTCTTTACCACCCGCTCGATATCGTTCACTGCTCAAAATGTGGTTTTGATTTGCGCGAGACCGAATTTGTTCCTTCCTCTAGCGATGAATATGAAATCAATCGCATCAATTTTTTGCAGTCCTCTCTCGGGTATGGCCATGCCGTAGATCTGGAGTTTAACTATTCAAATCTGTATTTTGAGGGCATCCGGCGTTTGTTGTCGTTTTTGATGTGTAGTCCAAAGGGCGAAAAACTGTTTATGCGCTTGCGTCAAGACTTAAGTTTACAACAGATGTATCATCGTGAACTGATTGGCCGAAATGTAGAACCGGAAAGGCTTAATATTAATTTACGTCGAACCGGATTAATCATGATTTATTGCTTATTACAGGACTGGCCAGAGGGATTTATAAAAGCATGCAAAGCAACTAATACATCAACTCACTTGATTAAAACACCTTATTTAGAGTTTCCGTATTGGGTGGCGGACGCGCTATTCTTTCGCATTCAGAAGTACAAATACTTTGCCTGTGATGAGGAAAAATCGAATATTGTGAATTTTTTCGATAAGCGATTAAAGAAAAAGATTACGCCGGAGCAGGCTCGGCGGTTTGTGGGGTATTATTTTGAGCGGTATCCTGGGCATTTGAGCAAAACAGTAGGCACCACCACAAAACAAAAATCATCATGA
- a CDS encoding sulfite exporter TauE/SafE family protein: MTESIYLTALIVGLLGGVHCLGMCGGVVGALTFNLKPEVQLSWWRMLPYQLSYNLGRISSYVLIGALFGFLGSSLVSLATFLPLQQTLQVVAGVFMVVLGLYLGGWWNGLVVIEKGGQGIWKRLAPLTKKMMPIHTIGQAWLYGMVWGWLPCGLVYSMLIMALSAGGALEGGLVMLAFGLGTLPNLLLMGSFVFFFTRLARNNLVRKVAGSFVMLMGFGQLYLAYSVQVA, encoded by the coding sequence ATGACGGAATCGATTTATTTAACGGCCTTGATCGTCGGTTTGCTGGGCGGAGTGCATTGTTTGGGCATGTGCGGCGGAGTCGTCGGGGCTTTAACGTTCAACCTGAAGCCGGAAGTGCAATTGAGTTGGTGGCGCATGTTGCCCTATCAACTGAGCTATAACCTGGGACGCATCAGCAGTTATGTTTTGATTGGGGCCTTGTTTGGGTTTCTTGGCAGTTCTTTGGTCTCCTTGGCAACGTTTTTGCCGTTACAACAAACCTTGCAGGTCGTGGCCGGGGTGTTTATGGTGGTGCTTGGCTTGTATTTAGGCGGCTGGTGGAATGGGCTGGTGGTCATCGAAAAAGGCGGCCAAGGTATCTGGAAGCGTTTAGCCCCGTTGACGAAAAAGATGATGCCGATTCACACAATTGGCCAGGCTTGGCTGTATGGCATGGTGTGGGGGTGGTTGCCGTGCGGCTTGGTGTACAGCATGCTGATTATGGCATTGAGTGCCGGTGGTGCGCTGGAAGGCGGTTTGGTGATGCTGGCGTTCGGCTTGGGCACCTTACCGAACCTGTTGCTGATGGGTTCCTTTGTGTTTTTCTTCACCCGCTTGGCGAGGAATAATCTGGTACGTAAAGTGGCCGGAAGCTTCGTGATGCTGATGGGGTTCGGGCAATTGTATTTGGCTTACAGCGTTCAGGTGGCTTAG
- a CDS encoding response regulator transcription factor, with amino-acid sequence MTQLLLYVQDPNALKNWSQATNLTKKILYTLDVNTQEFNKENNLLLIELPQSEKEQEKIESILQQGFKMILFSNIPSAQEGVKWFHKGIKGYLNTFTQAERIEHAIKTVIAGNVWLGQNVMKTLIQAASTSMETSNNSWKELLSEREIETLDLVLLGKSNQEIADLMNISERTVKAHMHSILEKLEAKDRLNLVIKIQNWPN; translated from the coding sequence ATGACACAGTTGCTACTTTATGTACAAGACCCAAATGCTCTAAAAAATTGGTCTCAAGCTACTAATTTGACTAAAAAAATTCTTTATACTTTAGATGTAAACACTCAAGAATTTAATAAAGAAAACAACCTCTTACTTATTGAGCTTCCACAAAGCGAAAAGGAACAAGAAAAAATTGAATCCATACTTCAACAAGGCTTTAAAATGATTCTTTTTTCCAATATTCCTTCAGCTCAAGAAGGGGTAAAATGGTTTCACAAAGGTATAAAAGGTTACTTAAATACCTTCACCCAAGCAGAACGTATTGAGCACGCTATCAAGACAGTCATAGCAGGTAATGTATGGTTGGGACAAAACGTAATGAAAACATTGATTCAAGCTGCTTCTACTTCCATGGAAACTTCAAATAACTCATGGAAAGAACTTTTGTCTGAACGTGAAATCGAAACTTTAGATTTAGTTTTATTAGGTAAAAGTAACCAAGAAATTGCCGATCTGATGAACATCAGTGAGCGCACAGTCAAAGCGCATATGCACAGTATTTTAGAAAAACTAGAGGCCAAAGATCGCCTTAACTTGGTGATCAAAATTCAAAATTGGCCCAATTAA
- a CDS encoding TniB family NTP-binding protein, with the protein MSQYNHLLDKAFDLLGAPKEERIEYINLDKWIGYPRAQQILERMEDFISYPKVERMPNLLIVGDSNNGKTQILKRFANRYPLTTDEEDYTNRQPVVFISAPAKPDENAFLIRVLEEMIVPYAKNDSLEVKRQKIIRAMNARETRMLIIDEIQHIIAGSYNAQKGFLNSIKDLSNTLRIPIVGAGIEDAFHAIQVDSQMANRFQVEVLERWAFDSKENRKAFAQLIATIETRLPLPEPSFLYKKPFIEQLHYLSEGLIGELILIIKRLAVYAIRHDLPSIDESVFGDLNLVPASKRKDLLKRMR; encoded by the coding sequence ATGAGTCAATACAATCACTTGTTAGACAAGGCCTTTGATTTATTAGGCGCGCCAAAAGAGGAACGCATCGAATACATCAACCTCGACAAATGGATTGGGTACCCAAGAGCACAACAAATTCTTGAACGGATGGAAGACTTCATCTCTTATCCAAAAGTCGAACGAATGCCGAACCTATTAATTGTCGGTGACAGCAATAATGGCAAGACACAAATTCTGAAGCGCTTTGCCAACCGCTACCCTTTGACGACGGATGAAGAGGACTATACAAATCGCCAGCCGGTTGTCTTTATCTCCGCTCCGGCCAAACCGGATGAAAACGCTTTTCTAATCCGGGTGTTAGAAGAAATGATTGTGCCTTACGCGAAGAACGACAGCCTGGAGGTCAAGCGCCAGAAAATCATTCGAGCCATGAACGCACGAGAAACCCGGATGTTGATTATTGATGAAATCCAACACATCATCGCCGGCTCCTACAATGCTCAAAAAGGCTTTCTCAATAGCATTAAGGACTTGAGTAACACTTTAAGGATTCCAATTGTCGGTGCCGGCATTGAGGATGCTTTTCACGCAATACAGGTAGACTCACAAATGGCGAACCGGTTTCAGGTAGAAGTGCTGGAACGATGGGCGTTTGACTCCAAGGAAAACCGTAAGGCTTTCGCCCAATTAATTGCTACCATTGAAACAAGGCTTCCTCTGCCGGAACCATCCTTTCTATACAAAAAGCCATTTATTGAACAGCTGCATTATTTAAGCGAAGGCTTGATTGGCGAGTTGATTTTAATCATCAAACGTTTGGCCGTATATGCCATTCGTCATGACTTGCCTTCCATTGATGAATCGGTTTTCGGAGACTTGAACTTGGTACCAGCGTCGAAACGAAAGGACTTGCTCAAACGGATGCGTTAG
- a CDS encoding NADAR family protein — MKQKQERMYQRKDSVVFLKTDGPFGGLSNMAGGYPVWVNGTNIRTVEALYQSCRFPLLPEVQKIIISQKSPMTAKEKSKLHLKETRADWNNVRVNIMRWCLRVKLVCNWNSFSALLLSTGDKAIVEESYKDVFWGAKPSSDGSVLIGMNILGRLLMELREEVKEYGKQGFVKIDAPKISSFQLLSEPIKAVRGGVKDEVHCLDKVAHQCPQRGFEDF; from the coding sequence ATGAAACAGAAGCAAGAACGTATGTATCAGCGTAAGGATAGCGTAGTTTTCCTTAAGACAGACGGCCCTTTTGGAGGGTTGTCTAATATGGCAGGAGGTTACCCAGTTTGGGTTAATGGCACTAATATTCGTACTGTTGAAGCTCTTTACCAATCATGTCGCTTTCCTTTGTTGCCCGAAGTGCAAAAAATCATCATTAGTCAGAAGAGTCCGATGACGGCAAAAGAAAAGAGTAAATTACATCTTAAGGAAACTAGGGCTGATTGGAATAATGTGCGCGTTAACATTATGCGTTGGTGTTTAAGAGTTAAACTTGTTTGTAACTGGAATTCTTTTAGCGCATTGTTGTTAAGTACTGGTGATAAGGCCATAGTAGAGGAGTCATATAAAGATGTGTTTTGGGGTGCCAAGCCATCTTCAGATGGTTCAGTTTTAATTGGTATGAACATATTAGGGCGCCTGTTGATGGAACTGAGAGAGGAAGTAAAAGAGTATGGTAAACAAGGTTTTGTAAAAATTGATGCGCCAAAAATTTCATCTTTTCAGTTGTTGAGCGAGCCCATAAAGGCAGTGCGCGGAGGTGTTAAAGATGAGGTGCATTGCCTTGATAAAGTAGCTCATCAATGCCCACAAAGAGGTTTTGAAGATTTTTGA
- a CDS encoding ATP-binding protein: MAFLLPILSFNFVFDSCSDTPEQVSRYRQKISGPLLDRIDCHLEVPPVDFEALSGEPEDGAETSAQIRERVQQCQAVQYDRQGCLNTALTSKQLESLVVLDSASKQLMEQAMNRLGLSARGYHRILRVARTLADMKGQAGVEMPHLAEAISYRSMDKSV, from the coding sequence ATGGCATTTTTACTCCCGATATTATCATTTAATTTTGTATTTGACAGCTGTTCTGATACACCCGAACAGGTCAGCCGGTATCGCCAAAAAATTTCCGGCCCTTTGTTGGATCGGATTGATTGTCATTTAGAGGTGCCGCCGGTGGATTTTGAGGCCTTGAGCGGTGAACCGGAAGACGGGGCTGAAACCAGTGCGCAAATTCGGGAGCGAGTGCAGCAGTGTCAGGCTGTGCAATATGATCGTCAGGGCTGTTTAAATACCGCTTTGACGTCGAAGCAGCTTGAGAGTTTGGTGGTGCTGGATTCGGCTTCCAAACAGCTTATGGAGCAGGCCATGAATCGACTGGGGCTTTCGGCGCGCGGCTACCACCGTATTTTGAGAGTGGCCAGAACGTTGGCCGATATGAAAGGACAGGCGGGCGTGGAAATGCCGCATCTGGCCGAAGCGATTTCCTATCGCAGTATGGACAAGTCAGTGTAA